Proteins from a genomic interval of Rosa chinensis cultivar Old Blush chromosome 2, RchiOBHm-V2, whole genome shotgun sequence:
- the LOC112186290 gene encoding uncharacterized protein LOC112186290 yields MYVTKPLSMYRKSPNTLSIQPPDAPYSGHLVVTDEEAEAQDSCCWGICKRDQIKQLPFPQDKLLTVVYTSDYQEAYTTKVWFIPVLDQPLSSNCYYVIKANGRHKGKACRCSKERDIMNCCFRDFVRDKKPTLLNLRNIYQQVKIHRHQGGGFFAESVAPDGVPPKFLRRKGWEIRSSSLYRWQLSDALGLDASLRSRFPDFNFPIFKKRSASNVVGKWYSPFMFVREKATMRRQMKKTKFYRITLQQWWEEIYACGNTSNEGNVVNVDVSVQREVAFVSAVEAVMDDRNGRTGFSWFKAYNPDSQKLVTVGLSSAIVQNMKWVLEAGGWVTGDERDARVQKVEETTSRWRKFGCYVLVESFYLRRMDGSLVLRRDFRHTNNIRCKWE; encoded by the exons ATGTATGTGACAAAACCTCTTTCCATGTACCGGAAATCTCCAAACACTCTTTCCATACAGCCACCAGATGCTCCTTATTCCGGTCATTTAGTAGTTACAGATGAAGAAGCAGAAGCCCAAGACTCATGTTGTTGGGGTATCTGCAAGCGTGACCAGATTAAGCAACTACCATTTCCACAGGACAAGCTACTCACCGTTGTTTATACATCGGATTACCAAGAAGCATATACCACCAAAGTTTGGTTCATCCCGGTTCTTGATCAGCCTCTATCTTCTAATTGCTACTATGTTATCAAAGCAAATGGAAGACACAAAGG GAAAGCATGCAGATGTTCTAAAGAGAGGGACATAATGAATTGTTGCTTCAGAGACTTCGTGAGGGACAAGAAACCAACACTTTTGAATCTCAGAAACATATACCAACAGGTTAAGATTCATCGGCACCAAGGAGGTGGTTTTTTTGCGGAGTCTGTAGCTCCTGATGGTGTTCCTCCTAAATTTCTAAGAAGGAAAGGATGGGAAATCCGCAGCTCAAGTTTGTACCGATGGCAATTAAGTGATGCCTTGGGCCTCGATGCTTCCCTCCGATCACGTTTCCCTGACTTCAACTTTCCCATCTTTAAGAAACGTTCAGCTTCTAATGTTGTGGGCAAATGGTACAGTCCGTTTATGTTTGTGAGAGAGAAAGCAACCATGAGACGCCAGATGAAGAAGACAAAATTTTACAGAATAACTCTCCAGCAGTGGTGGGAAGAGATTTACGCCTGTGGGAATACTAGCAACGAAGGCAATGTTGTGAATGTGGATGTAAGCGTGCAAAGGGAAGTGGCTTTCGTATCTGCCGTGGAAGCTGTCATGGACGATAGAAATGGTCGTACTGGGTTCTCTTGGTTCAAGGCTTATAATCCAGATAGCCAAAAACTGGTCACCGTAGGTCTGAGTTCAGCAATTGTCCAGAATATGAAATGGGTCTTAGAGGCAGGAGGGTGGGTTACTGGGGACGAAAGAGACGCAAGGGTGCAGAAAGTAGAAGAGACTACAAGCAGGTGGAGGAAGTTTGGCTGTTATGTTCTGGTGGAGAGTTTCTACTTGAGAAGAATGGATGGAAGCTTGGTATTGAGACGTGATTTTAGGCACACAAATAACATTCGATGTAAGTGGGAATAA
- the LOC112189526 gene encoding protein FLX-like 2 isoform X2 produces MGSKGRIPPAHLRRPHPGPDPYGPGGPGTRPPPGAYSPFDMLPPPQVLEQKLASQHVEMQRLATENQRLASTHGSLRQELAGAQHELQILHAQAGAMKSERDQQMRSLVDKIAKMEAELKAAESVKVELQQVRAEANNLVGVRQESIVKVQQLSQDLQRAQGDVQQIPVLVQQLDGLRQEYQHCRATFDYEKKLYNDHLESLQVMEKNYVTMAREVEKLRAELLNNSGADRRTGQNAYEDSYGVPQGRVPFPPTAAAGGQSGPGGSAGAASGGAAAATPAGTSPFAGSQSGPPGRTGYDAPRGPVGYDPSGGSAYDAQRTGYDPQRGAVYDPQRGAVYDVHRPGYEVQRGAGYDPTRGLNYDAQSRGASGPQGHVPTSNMPYGSATPPTARGGTGYEAPPPRGGANPVRR; encoded by the exons ATGGGAAGTAAAGGTCGAATCCCACCGGCCCATCTCCGGCGTCCTCATCCCGGACCCGACCCGTATGGGCCTGGTGGGCCGGGCACCCGCCCACCTCCGGGTGCCTATTCACCCTTTGACATGTTGCCTCCTCCACAAGTTTTGGAGCAGAAGCTGGCTTCACAGCATGTGGAGATGCAGAGGCTGGCAACAGAGAACCAGAGACTGGCTTCGACGCACGGCAGCCTCAGGCAGGAGCTGGCAGGAGCTCAGCATGAGCTGCAGATACTGCATGCTCAGGCCGGAGCTATGAAGTCGGAGAGGGATCAGCAGATGAGGAGCCTGGTGGATAAGATTGCGAAAATGGAGGCTGAGCTGAAAGCGGCGGAGTCTGTTAAGGTGGAGCTGCAGCAGGTGCGTGCTGAAGCGAATAACTTGGTTGGGGTGAGGCAAGAGAGTATTGTTAAAGTGCAGCAGTTGAGTCAGGATCTTCAGAGGGCGCAGGGGGATGTGCAGCAGATTCCGGTTTTGGTTCAGCAACTCGATGGCCTCAGGCAGGAGTATCAGCATTGCAG GGCTACTTTTGACTATGAAAAGAAATTGTACAATGACCACCTTGAATCACTTCAGGTCATGGAGAAGAACTATGTTACCATGGCTAGGGAGGTAGAAAAGCTACGAGCAGAGTTATTGAATAATTCTGGTGCTGATAGAAGAACTG GACAAAATGCTTATGAAGATAGCTATGGTGTTCCCCAG GGACGTGTCCCCTTCCCTCCTACTGCTGCTGCTGGTGGTCAAAGTGGGCCTGGGGGCAGTGCTGGTGCCGCTTCTGGCGGTGCTGCTGCTGCCACCCCTGCCGGAACTTCTCCGTTTGCTGGATCTCAATCTGGACCTCCTGGAAGGACCGGTTATGATGCACCAAGAGGGCCTGTTGGTTATGATCCCTCTGGAGGATCTGCTTATGATGCACAAAGAACTGGCTATGATCCACAAAGAGGAGCTGTATATGATCCACAAAGAGGAGCTGTCTATGATGTACATAGGCCAGGTTATGAGGTGCAAAGAGGAGCCGGTTATGATCCAACCCGGGGTCTTAACTATGATGCACAGTCCAGAGGTGCTTCTGGTCCTCAGGGACATGTGCCTACAAGCAATATGCCCTATGGTTCAGCCACTCCACCTACT
- the LOC112186292 gene encoding protein translation factor SUI1 homolog 2, with amino-acid sequence MSELDVQIPTAFDPFAEANAEDSGAGTKEYVHIRIQQRNGRKSLTTVQGLKKEFSYNKILKDLKKEFCCNGTVVQDPEQGQVIQLQGDQRKNVSAFLVQAGIVKKDNIKIHGF; translated from the exons ATGTCTGAGCTCGACGTCCAGATTCCTACAGCCTTTG ATCCGTTTGCTGAGGCAAACGCTGAGGACTCGGGTGCTGGAACAAAGGAGTATGTGCACATTCGTATACAGCAACGAAATGGTAGGAAAAGCCTGACAACAGTGCAGGGACTGAAGAAGGAATTTAGCTACAACAAGATTCTCAAAGACCTTAAGAAGGAATTTTGCTGCAATGGTACAGTTGTCCAGGACCCAGAACAAGGCCAG GTGATTCAACTTCAAGGTGATCAGCGAAAGAACGTGTCTGCCTTCCTAGTTCAG GCTGGCATTGTGAAGAAGGATAACATCAAAATTCACGGTTTCTGA
- the LOC112189526 gene encoding protein FLX-like 2 isoform X1 — protein sequence MGSKGRIPPAHLRRPHPGPDPYGPGGPGTRPPPGAYSPFDMLPPPQVLEQKLASQHVEMQRLATENQRLASTHGSLRQELAGAQHELQILHAQAGAMKSERDQQMRSLVDKIAKMEAELKAAESVKVELQQVRAEANNLVGVRQESIVKVQQLSQDLQRAQGDVQQIPVLVQQLDGLRQEYQHCRATFDYEKKLYNDHLESLQVMEKNYVTMAREVEKLRAELLNNSGADRRTGGSYYGNPGTNESEASGLAAGQNAYEDSYGVPQGRVPFPPTAAAGGQSGPGGSAGAASGGAAAATPAGTSPFAGSQSGPPGRTGYDAPRGPVGYDPSGGSAYDAQRTGYDPQRGAVYDPQRGAVYDVHRPGYEVQRGAGYDPTRGLNYDAQSRGASGPQGHVPTSNMPYGSATPPTARGGTGYEAPPPRGGANPVRR from the exons ATGGGAAGTAAAGGTCGAATCCCACCGGCCCATCTCCGGCGTCCTCATCCCGGACCCGACCCGTATGGGCCTGGTGGGCCGGGCACCCGCCCACCTCCGGGTGCCTATTCACCCTTTGACATGTTGCCTCCTCCACAAGTTTTGGAGCAGAAGCTGGCTTCACAGCATGTGGAGATGCAGAGGCTGGCAACAGAGAACCAGAGACTGGCTTCGACGCACGGCAGCCTCAGGCAGGAGCTGGCAGGAGCTCAGCATGAGCTGCAGATACTGCATGCTCAGGCCGGAGCTATGAAGTCGGAGAGGGATCAGCAGATGAGGAGCCTGGTGGATAAGATTGCGAAAATGGAGGCTGAGCTGAAAGCGGCGGAGTCTGTTAAGGTGGAGCTGCAGCAGGTGCGTGCTGAAGCGAATAACTTGGTTGGGGTGAGGCAAGAGAGTATTGTTAAAGTGCAGCAGTTGAGTCAGGATCTTCAGAGGGCGCAGGGGGATGTGCAGCAGATTCCGGTTTTGGTTCAGCAACTCGATGGCCTCAGGCAGGAGTATCAGCATTGCAG GGCTACTTTTGACTATGAAAAGAAATTGTACAATGACCACCTTGAATCACTTCAGGTCATGGAGAAGAACTATGTTACCATGGCTAGGGAGGTAGAAAAGCTACGAGCAGAGTTATTGAATAATTCTGGTGCTGATAGAAGAACTG GTGGGTCTTATTATGGGAATCCTGGAACTAATGAAAGTGAGGCTTCTGGGCTTGCTGCAGGACAAAATGCTTATGAAGATAGCTATGGTGTTCCCCAG GGACGTGTCCCCTTCCCTCCTACTGCTGCTGCTGGTGGTCAAAGTGGGCCTGGGGGCAGTGCTGGTGCCGCTTCTGGCGGTGCTGCTGCTGCCACCCCTGCCGGAACTTCTCCGTTTGCTGGATCTCAATCTGGACCTCCTGGAAGGACCGGTTATGATGCACCAAGAGGGCCTGTTGGTTATGATCCCTCTGGAGGATCTGCTTATGATGCACAAAGAACTGGCTATGATCCACAAAGAGGAGCTGTATATGATCCACAAAGAGGAGCTGTCTATGATGTACATAGGCCAGGTTATGAGGTGCAAAGAGGAGCCGGTTATGATCCAACCCGGGGTCTTAACTATGATGCACAGTCCAGAGGTGCTTCTGGTCCTCAGGGACATGTGCCTACAAGCAATATGCCCTATGGTTCAGCCACTCCACCTACT
- the LOC112186289 gene encoding probable 2,3-bisphosphoglycerate-independent phosphoglycerate mutase, whose protein sequence is MGHPQQPKRRVAFLLIDGVGDVSIPKLGFKTPLQAAKLPNLDAIASAGVNGLMDPVEVGLGCGSDTAHLSLMGYNPRVYYRGRGAFESMGAGLAMSPGDIAFKSNFATLDEKTGIIISRRADRHFEEEGPILCAALDGMKLPSFPEYEVRVRYATEHRCGVVVKGPSLSGNISGTDPLKDNRLLLQAEALDGSDEARHTAKVVNELSKEISKILIAHLLNAKRASEGKNIANVVLLRGCGIRIEVSPFAKKHGLWPCMVAPTKIIAGLGLSLGIDILEAPGATGDYRTLLTFKATAIAKALSAPLQSCPNVFVPGEDEHKPGRSDGYDFGFLHIKAIDDAGHDKATIFKVKGLEAVDRAIGQLARLLWETESTGKFQYFLCVTGDHSTPVEYGDHSFEPVPFTICSLKDFVGVVGVETILGCSLDPFPLPTVKECEYPTEHVEMEQEPTKQPRAFSGDSVCEFNEIAAARGCLGRFSGGEMMGVIKNFLELEA, encoded by the exons ATGGGGCATCCCCAGCAGCCAAAAAGAAGAGTGGCATTTTTGTTGATTGATGGTGTGGGCGATGTGTCAATACCAAAGTTGGGATTTAAGACTCCTCTTCAGGCAGCCAAACTGCCAAATTTGGATGCCATAGCATCCGCTGGAGTTAATGGTCTAATGGACCCTGTTGAAGTTGGTCTGGGTTGTGGAAGTGACACAGCCCACCTTTCTCTAATGGGTTACAACCCTAGGGTATATTACCGGGGCCGTGGTGCATTTGAGTCCATGGGAGCAGGATTGGCAATGTCACCAGGTGACATTGCATTTAAG TCTAATTTTGCAACACTGGATGAAAAAACTGGAATAATTATCAGTAGGAGGGCTGACAGACACTTTGAAGAAGAAGGGCCCATACTGTGTGCAGCACTCGATGGAATGAAGTTGCCATCTTTTCCCGAATATGAAGTCAGAGTCAG GTATGCAACAGAACATAGATGTGGAGTGGTTGTAAAAGGACCAAGTTTAAGTGGAAACATATCAGGAACAGACCCTTTGAAGGACAACCGTTTACTTTTGCAAGCTGAAGCTCTAGATGGTAGTGACGAGGCACGGCATACAGCTAAAGTTGTTAACGAGTTATCCAAGGAAATATCAAAGATTCTCATTGCTCATCTACTGAATGCAAAGCGGGCCTCTGAAGGGAAGAACATAGCTAATGTTGTCCTTTTACGAGGCTGTGGTATCCGGATTGAG GTTTCTCCGTTTGCAAAGAAACATGGGTTATGGCCTTGTATGGTAGCTCCAACAAAAATCATTGCTGGATTGGGCTTATCTCTTGGCATTGATATCCTGGAAGCTCCTGGAGCAACTGGAGACTACAGAACACTTCTAACTTTCAAAGCAACTGCAATAGCCAAGGCACTCTCGGCTCCTCTGCAGTCTTGCCCCAATGTGTTTGTGCCAGGGGAAGATGAACACAAACCAGGCCGATCAGATGGCTATGATTTTGGGTTCCTCCACATAAAG GCTATAGATGATGCAGGTCATGACAAGGCAACCATTTTCAAAGTCAAAGGATTGGAAGCTGTGGATCGAGCTATAGGGCAGCTGGCCAGGCTCCTTTGGGAGACTGAATCAACTGGAAAATTTCAGTACTTTCTTTGTGTCACAGGAGACCACTCTACCCCAGTTGAATATGGAGACCACAGCTTTGAGCCAGTTCCGTTCACAATATGTTCATTGAAAGATTTTGTGGGTGTTGTAGGTGTGGAAACGATTTTGGGTTGTTCGCTTGATCCATTTCCTCTTCCAACCGTAAAAGAGTGTGAATATCCAACAGAACATGTCGAGATGGAACAAGAGCCCACCAAACAGCCTCGAGCTTTCAGTGGTGATTCAGTTTGTGAGTTTAATGAGATAGCGGCAGCAAGGGGATGTCTTGGACGTTTTTCTGGCGGTGAGATGATGGGAGTAATAAAGAATTTCCTGGAGCTAGAAGCATGA
- the LOC112187763 gene encoding tryptophan synthase beta chain 2: MATHCVNFCASSFDAKPSSSGSHSRVEKKWLGSIALDRKPKNLKLSNGCRARAALNADSIPIEIPRQWYNLIADLPIKPPPSLHPKTFEPVKPEDLSPLFPDELIKQEASGERYIDIPEEVREIYKLWRPTPLIRAKRLEKLLDTPARIYYKYEGVSPAGSHKPNTAVPQVYYNAQQGIKKVVTETGAGQWGCSLAFASSLFGLECEVWQVRASYDQKPYRKLMMQTWGAKVHPSPSNITESGRKILLMDPSTPGSLGIAISEAVEVAAMNADTKYCLGSVLNHVLLHQTVIGEECLKQMEAIGETPDLIIGCTGGGSNFAGLSFPFIREKLDGKMSPVIRAVEPSACPSLTKGVYRYDYGDTAGMTPLMKMHTLGHDFIPDPIHAGGLRYHGMAPLISHVYELGFMEAISIPQTECFKGAIQFARSEGLIPAPEPTHAIAATIREALKCKETGEAKVILTAMCGHGHFDLPAYDNYLQGNLVDLSFEDEKLQAALGSVPNVGS, encoded by the exons ATGGCTACTCACTGTGTTAATTTCTGTGCAAGTTCATTTGATGCTAAGCCTTCTTCATCAGGATCACACTCCAGAG TTGAGAAGAAATGGCTTGGATCTATTGCACTTGATAGAAAGCCGAAGAATTTGAAGCTTTCAAATGGCTGTAGAGCAAGAGCAGCCCTCAATGCTGATTCAATACCAATCGAAATCCCTCGTCAGTGGTACAACCTGATTGCAGATCTTCCTATAAAACCTCCTCCTTCATTGCATCCCAAGACTTTTGAACCAGTAAAACCTGAAGATCTGTCCCCTCTATTTCCTGATGAGTTGATTAAACAGGAAGCAAGTGGTGAAAGATACATAGATATCCCAGAAGAAGTTCGAGAGATATACAAGCTTTGGCGTCCAACCCCTCTCATTAG GGCAAAGAGGTTGGAGAAGCTTCTTGACACGCCTGCCAGAATTTATTACAAGTATGAAGGTGTTAGCCCTGCTGGATCACACAAACCCAACACTGCAGTTCCTCAAGTGTATTATAATGCACAACAAGGCATCAAGAAGGTTGTGACAGAAACAGGAGCTGGTCAATGGGGATGTTCTTTGGCTTTTGCATCCAGCTTATTCGGTCTTGAATGTGAG GTATGGCAAGTGCGTGCTTCGTATGATCAGAAACCATATCGCAAATTGATGATGCAAACTTGGGGGGCAAAGGTACACCCGTCTCCATCGAACATAACTGAATCAGGTAGAAAAATCCTTCTGATGGATCCATCGACCCCGGGAAGTTTAGGAATAGCTATTTCTGAAGCTGTGGAAGTTGCAGCTATGAATGCTGACACTAAATACTGTCTGGGAAGTGTTCTCAATCATGTTTTGCTCCACCAGACTGTAATAGGTGAAGAGTGTCTGAAACAAATGGAAGCGATAGGTGAAACCCCGGACTTGATCATAGGGTGTACTGGTGGAGGATCCAACTTTGCAGGGCTAAGTTTCCCATTCATTAGAGAAAAGCTCGATGGGAAAATGAGCCCTGTAATTAGAGCAGTTGAGCCTTCTGCTTGTCCTTCATTAACTAAAGGTGTATACAGATACGATTATGGTGACACAGCAGGGATGACTCCACTAATGAAGATGCATACACTTGGGCATGACTTCATTCCGGACCCAATTCATGCCG GAGGATTGCGTTATCATGGAATGGCTCCATTGATTTCTCACGTCTATGAACTCGGTTTCATGGAAGCAATTTCAATTCCCCAGACTGAGTGCTTCAAAG GTGCTATACAATTTGCTAGGTCCGAAGGATTGATTCCAGCGCCAGAGCCAACCCATGCCATCGCTGCCACCATTAGGGAGGCTCTGAAGTGTAAAGAGACCGGAGAAGCAAAAGTTATTCTCACTGCAATGTGTGGACATGGCCATTTCGATTTGCCAGCTTATGACAATTATCTGCAAGGAAATCTGGTTGACCTGTCATTCGAGGATGAGAAGCTACAAGCAGCACTGGGTAGTGTTCCTAACGTAGGGAGCTGA